Proteins encoded together in one Falco peregrinus isolate bFalPer1 chromosome 2, bFalPer1.pri, whole genome shotgun sequence window:
- the LLGL2 gene encoding LLGL scribble cell polarity complex component 2 isoform X3: protein MIFVAKITTARKMRRFLRPGHDPVRERLKRDLFQFNKTVEHGFPHQPSALGYSPFLHLMAIGTRSGAIKLYGAPGVEFMGLHEENNTVMQIHFIPDQCQLVTLLDDNSLHLWSLKQHSGVSELREEHRFTLKGPPGSPPSATQITAVLPHSSREVLYLGTESGNIFVVELPSFRVLEDRTITSEAVLQRVPEDYCNRRSCELVEALREHPKNPDQILIGYSRGLIVLWDLQSNKVTHHFLGSQQLENLYWQRDGSKFISCHYDGSYTQWPLSSDNRQHEPLENIVPYGPFPCKAISKIYWQTTKNGIPYIIFQGGMPRASYGDRHSISVVHGSQQTAFDFTSRVIDFFIIFSSEPTAEFDDPSAMVVLAEEELVVIDLKTAGWPAVHPPYLASLHCSAITCSHHVSNIPLKLWERIISAGSKQNIHYSNMPWPIDGGTNIAPDPPQRDLLLTGHEDGTVRFWDASGVCLHLLYKLSTVRVFLTDADPNDNMNTLGEDEWPPLRKVGTFDPYSDDPRLGIQKIYLCKYSGYLAVAGTAGQILVMELNDEDAEHVVDHAEADLLQDQEGYRWKGHEKLKTRDGPVRFEAGFQPFVLVQCQPPAVVTSLALHSEWKLVAFGTSHGFGLFDHQQKRLVFVKCTLHPSDQLALEGPLSRVKSLKKSLRQSFRRIRRSRVSSRKRRGGSGNASDVQEANAKFDQDTLQEMELAPVQRKIEARSAEDSFTGFVRTLYFADTFLRDSSRHCPSLWAGTNGGTVYAFCLRVPPAERRMDEPVRAEQAKEIQLMHRAPVVGILVLDGRSIPLPEPLEVAHDLSKSPDMQGSHQLLVVSEEQFKVFTLPKVSSKLKLKLTALEGCRVRKVTVANFGSCKTDDYSENDLAVLTNLGDIQIISLPFLKLQIRYPCIRKEDVSGIASCVFTKYGQGFYLISPSEFERFSLSTKWLVEPRCIVDMPEVTSNNHVHKKSGMENATRKSRGPERSLGDYGEDERKSGRLMEHALLNDEKVLKEIQSTLEGGRGSYAERNLARSPLGHGLSNGGAD from the exons AT gaTTTTTGTTGCCAAGATAACTACGGCAAGGAAGATGAGAAGGTTCTTAAGACCCGGACATGATCCAGTGAGAGAGAGGCTTAAACGTGACCTTTTCCAGTTTAACAAG ACTGTTGAACATGGATTTCCCCATCAACCCAGTGCACTGGGCTATAGCCCATTTCTCCACCTTATGGCCATTGGAACGCGATCAGGAGCCATTAAACT ATATGGTGCTCCTGGGGTGGAGTTCATGGGtttacatgaagaaaacaatACTGTAATGCAGATTCACTTTATACCTGATCAG TGCCAGCTGGTGACATTGCTAGATGATAACAGTTTGCACCTTTGGAGCCTGAAGCAGCACAGTGGAGTATCTGAGCTGCGGGAGGAGCACCGCTTCACGTTGAAAGGGCCACCTGG GTCTCCACCAAGTGCCACGCAGATAACAGCTGTCCTTCCCCATTCCTCACGGGAAGTCCTGTATCTTGGCACGGAGAGTGGCAACATCTTTGTAGTGGAGCTTCCATCCTTCAGAGTGCTAGAGGACAGGACCATAACCTctgaggctgtgctgcagcg AGTACCGGAAGATTACTGTAACAGACGATCATGTGAATTGGTGGAAGCCCTTCGGGAACATCCCAAGAACCCTGACCAGATCCTGATTGGATACAGCAGGGGCTTGATTGTCCTCTGGGACCTGCAGAGTAACAAAGTGACACACCATTTCCTGGGCAGCCAG CAACTGGAGAACCTCTACTGGCAAAGGGATGGCAGTAAATTCATTAGTTGTCACTATGATGGAAGTTACACCCAGTGGCCACTATCCAGTGACAACAGGCAGCATGAGCCTCTGGAAAACATTGTGCCTTATG GTCCATTTCCTTGCAAGGCCATCTCCAAGATCTACTGGCAGACAACAAAAAATGG GATTCCTTACATTATATTCCAAGGAGGGATGCCCCGAGCTAGCTATGGTGACCGGCACAGTATTTCTGTTGTCCATGGCAGTCAGCAAACAGCCTTTGATTTCACATCACGGGTGATAGACTTCTTTATAATCTTCAGTTCAGAGCCTACTGCAG AGTTTGATGACCCTTCTGCTATGGTGGTGCTGGCAGAAGAAGAGCTGGTAGTTATAGATTTGAAAactgcaggctggccagcagtCCATCCTCCATACCTGGCTTCTCTCCATTGCTCAGCCATCACCTGCTCACACCATGTCTCCAACATCCCTCTGAAACTGTGGGAGAGGATTATCAGTGCTGGGAGCAAGCAGAACATTCACTACTCAAATATG CCATGGCCGATTGATGGTGGCACCAACATAGCTCCAGATCCTCCACAGAGGGACTTGCTTCTAACAGG GCATGAAGATGGTACTGTGCGGTTTTGGGACGCATCTGGTGTCTGCTTACATCTTCTCTATAAGCTAAGCACAGTGAGAGTATTTCTCACAGATGCTGATCCCAATGACAATATGAACACCCTGGGTGAGGATGAATGGCCTCCACTTCGCAAA GTTGGTACCTTCGACCCTTACAGTGATGATCCTAGACTTGGGATCCAGAAGATCTACCTGTGTAAATACAGTGGATACTTGGCTGTAGCTGGTACAGCAGGACAG atacTAGTGATGGAACTGAATGACGAAGATGCAGAACATGTTGTGGACCACGCTGAAGCAGATCTCCTGCAGGACCAAGAGGGCTATCGATGGAAAGGTcatgagaaattaaaaactcGAGATGGACCTGTTCGATTTGAAGCTGGTTTTCAACCATTTGTCCTTGTCCAATGTCAACCACCAGCTGTAGTCACCTCATTGGCCCTTCACTCTGAATGGAAACTTGTGGCCTTTGGTACCAGTCATGGTTTTGGGCTTTTTGACCACCAGCAGAAACGACTGGTCTTTGTCAA GTGTACGCTGCATCCTAGTGATCAATTGGCCTTAGAAGGCCCACTGTCTCGGGTGAAATCCTTGAAGAAGTCCCTCCGTCAATCGTTCAGACGGATTAGAAGAAGCCGGGTATCTAGTAGGAAGCGACGAGGAGGGAGTGGAAATGCCTCAGAC GTGCAAGAAGCAAACGCCAAATTTGACCAAGACACATTGCAGGAAATGGAACTGGCTCCAGTCCAGCGGAAGATTGAAGCCCGGTCTGCAGAAGACTCCTTCACTGGCTTTGTGCGAACCTTATATTTTGCTGATACCTTCTTGAGAGACA GCTCCCGCCACTGCCCATCCTTGTGGGCAGGCACCAATGGAGGTACAGTCTACGCCTTCTGTTTACGTGTTCCTCCAGCAGAGAGGAGGATGGATGAACCTgtcagggcagagcagg CCAAAGAGATTCAGCTGATGCACAGGGCTCCTGTTGTGGGTATACTTGTCTTGGACGGACGCAGCATTCCCCTCCCAGAACCTCTAGAAGTGGCACATGACCTTTCTAAGAGTCCTGATATGCAAGGCAGCCATCAACTGTTGGTAGTGTCTGAAGAGCAATTTAAG GTGTTCACATTACCCAAAGTTAGCTCCAAACTGAAGCTCAAGCTGACGGCCCTGGAAGGCTGTAGGGTACGAAAGGTGACGGTTGCAAACTTTGGCAGCTGCAAGACTGACGATTACAGTGAAAATGACCTGGCTGTCCTAACTAATCTAGGAGACATTCAGATCATCTCACTGCCCTTCCTCAAGTTACAGATCCGCTACCCTTGCATCCGCAAAGAGGATGTGAGCGGCATTGCATCCTGCGTCTTCACTAAATATGGCCAAG GTTTCTATCTGATCTCTCCATCGGAGTTTGAGAGGTTTTCGCTTTCTACCAAATGGTTAGTGGAGCCCCGGTGCATTGTGGACATGCCGGAAGTTACAAGCAACAACCATGTGCACAAGAAATCTGGCATGGAGAATGCAACAAGAAAATCCAG gGGACCAGAAAGGAGTTTGGGTGACTATGGAGAAGATG aaaggaagTCTGGGAGGCTGATGGAACATGCCTTACTCAATGACGAAA AAGTCCTGAAGGAGATCCAGAGTACTctggagggaggcagagg GAGCtatgcagaaagaaatttgGCAAGAAGTCCATTAGGACACGGACTAAGTAATGGAGGAG CAGATTGA